The Shewanella sp. NFH-SH190041 genome has a window encoding:
- a CDS encoding LysR substrate-binding domain-containing protein, whose product MNLESKWLEDFLLLAEVRNFSLAAERRNVTQPAFSRRIRALEHMVGAELIDRSQTPVALTPSGRLFRITARTLINQMMDGISQLSDLSKLGGNVVRVAAAHSLASSLVLAIQSALPVGRNHPLLSMEAIDVDDAIEELREGGCDLLLAFDDALLRLPPYQSLCIGQAELSPVCVCDAHGRPQFQLQGDDPVPWLAYSPGSYMGRQVEAVRAQVNLHAVFVSSMTDLLKKLVLQGAGVAWLPDYAIKEELKRGQVAIIGASHLRLPIAYYAYRYQARLHPAGEQVWQALQQLARGKARTG is encoded by the coding sequence ATGAATCTTGAAAGTAAATGGCTGGAAGATTTTCTGCTATTGGCCGAAGTGCGAAATTTTTCCTTAGCCGCGGAACGGCGTAATGTGACTCAACCGGCATTTAGTCGCCGAATTAGAGCTTTAGAGCATATGGTTGGTGCTGAGTTAATCGACCGAAGTCAAACCCCCGTCGCCTTAACGCCAAGCGGACGTTTGTTTCGGATCACGGCGCGAACTTTGATAAATCAGATGATGGATGGGATCAGTCAGTTATCAGATCTCTCCAAATTAGGCGGTAATGTCGTTCGTGTTGCGGCGGCGCATTCATTGGCCAGTAGTTTGGTGTTAGCGATTCAGAGCGCGTTACCGGTGGGGAGAAATCATCCTTTATTAAGCATGGAAGCGATTGATGTGGATGATGCGATAGAAGAGCTGCGTGAAGGCGGTTGTGATCTCTTACTGGCATTTGATGATGCACTGTTGCGTTTGCCACCTTATCAATCTTTGTGTATTGGCCAAGCGGAATTGTCGCCAGTGTGTGTATGTGATGCCCATGGACGACCACAATTTCAGCTACAGGGCGATGATCCTGTACCTTGGCTGGCATATAGCCCGGGCTCTTATATGGGCCGACAAGTCGAGGCGGTTCGGGCGCAGGTTAACTTACACGCTGTTTTTGTCTCATCCATGACGGACTTACTCAAAAAGTTAGTATTACAAGGGGCTGGAGTGGCTTGGTTGCCAGATTATGCCATTAAGGAAGAGCTAAAACGTGGGCAGGTAGCCATTATCGGAGCATCACATCTACGACTACCCATCGCCTATTATGCCTATCGTTACCAAGCCCGGCTCCACCCCGCCGGTGAGCAGGTGTGGCAGGCTTTGCAGCAATTAGCTCGTGGTAAAGCTCGAACCGGTTAA
- a CDS encoding aspartate/glutamate racemase family protein, whose protein sequence is MTKKLGILGGMGPLATVEFMQQIIARTPAHNDQQHIPMLVSNNPQIPDRTAFLISNGEDPYPALQQGMKALEQAGADCIVIPCNTAHYWYPRLSRQCKVHMISIIDSVVQEAVNRGYQRVGIMATTATMQAQMYKTKLAQQQIGVIEPTHEQQADVMEGIYAVKAGHVAHGKRLLLPVFDSLLAQGAQAVILGCTEIPVALAEQAEHRPKLCLDSLVILAEQCIQWATADAVELVA, encoded by the coding sequence ATGACAAAGAAACTCGGCATCCTTGGCGGGATGGGCCCCCTTGCTACTGTGGAGTTTATGCAGCAGATTATTGCTCGTACGCCGGCACATAATGACCAGCAGCATATCCCTATGCTGGTCAGTAATAATCCCCAGATCCCTGATCGGACTGCATTTCTAATCAGTAACGGCGAAGATCCATACCCGGCACTGCAACAAGGAATGAAAGCGTTAGAACAAGCTGGGGCAGATTGCATTGTCATCCCCTGTAACACCGCCCACTACTGGTACCCGCGTTTGAGTCGACAATGCAAGGTGCACATGATCAGTATTATTGACAGTGTGGTACAAGAAGCCGTGAATCGAGGCTATCAGCGTGTTGGCATCATGGCGACAACGGCAACAATGCAAGCGCAGATGTATAAAACAAAATTGGCTCAACAACAGATTGGTGTTATTGAGCCAACCCATGAGCAACAAGCCGATGTGATGGAAGGTATTTATGCCGTTAAAGCTGGTCATGTCGCGCACGGGAAACGCCTGCTATTACCTGTGTTTGACTCTTTGTTGGCCCAAGGAGCACAAGCTGTCATTCTCGGCTGTACCGAGATCCCGGTAGCATTAGCAGAACAAGCCGAACACCGACCCAAGTTGTGTTTAGATTCTCTTGTTATTCTTGCCGAACAATGTATTCAATGGGCCACTGCTGATGCCGTTGAACTGGTCGCATAA
- a CDS encoding NERD domain-containing protein kinase family protein → MAKHISFGTPVNDAERWAFSLLADELPQDYLLLTNVEIPTKSGQAMEVDALVVGQWGVYVVDVKGYIGRLNAGMHAWSLDGRDVDNSLSKANYVARVLAGKLKHKIPVGVYAPWCQGMVFVTGRKGEEIELEKDDGALSIYTPRQIIAALTGEWALTAPKAHQVTERQREMVLDTIGQVAVVESRNNRIQDFIKLKCLFLQNGLEIWQAEYNPGGWSAPWLLKILLPVQFDDAAEAERHEQQLREEFQRLQALSGCCGVPYCAPLIQDGEQLVLPIRMPRGVPLNVLETDELTTYQLLEILRRSVTGLQQIQRRGYTVGGWAENCVFISDGADVEYIDIRNNVTVDEDIQAYAERFCALAEQTGQPRIYQWYQLAARGGTVDLDALRCDLSALIELGICDPQTSTVTIETGAVLDNHYRLTRFIAATPDSQLWQGQHLQGRYPVGVGIYHQVDNSWPRLSALYRSLSKVFHPNIEKVLAFGQLSDGDSLFIVRAWEDGDALDVVSEFSPAQLASWFTQLLNALYYLHQLDIFHGAICPKNIVCSPKRAYLVNFGVGLDIAAAHYASQYADPLIWQEESDELKDLYGLVASFIDVLTPAHISGDKNPEAMAAALAAFDPAWLGETLYQTCAKVLNFEFQPEAGVPYSEQFGLDSSDGTNEINHLGSNAT, encoded by the coding sequence ATGGCAAAACACATCAGTTTTGGTACACCAGTCAATGATGCCGAGCGCTGGGCGTTCAGTTTGCTGGCCGATGAACTACCGCAAGACTATCTGCTGCTGACCAATGTGGAGATCCCCACCAAGAGCGGTCAGGCAATGGAGGTAGATGCATTAGTCGTTGGCCAGTGGGGAGTATATGTGGTCGATGTGAAAGGGTATATCGGCAGGCTAAATGCGGGCATGCATGCTTGGTCCCTCGATGGTCGAGATGTGGATAACAGTCTGTCTAAAGCCAATTATGTTGCCCGGGTATTGGCGGGCAAGCTCAAACATAAAATTCCGGTTGGGGTATATGCTCCTTGGTGCCAAGGTATGGTGTTTGTGACCGGCCGCAAAGGCGAAGAAATTGAGCTGGAAAAAGATGATGGCGCTTTAAGTATCTATACCCCCCGGCAGATTATCGCGGCGCTGACTGGCGAGTGGGCGCTGACTGCGCCTAAGGCGCATCAGGTGACTGAACGGCAAAGGGAAATGGTGCTGGATACCATAGGCCAAGTGGCGGTGGTGGAAAGTCGCAATAATCGCATCCAGGACTTTATTAAGCTTAAATGTTTGTTTTTGCAAAATGGCTTAGAAATCTGGCAAGCAGAATATAACCCCGGAGGCTGGAGTGCCCCTTGGCTATTGAAAATTTTGTTGCCGGTCCAATTTGATGATGCGGCAGAAGCTGAGCGGCATGAGCAACAACTGCGCGAGGAGTTCCAGCGGCTGCAGGCATTATCTGGCTGTTGCGGTGTGCCTTATTGTGCGCCGCTTATTCAAGATGGAGAGCAATTGGTGCTGCCAATTCGCATGCCTCGGGGGGTGCCTTTAAATGTGCTCGAAACTGATGAGCTGACAACTTATCAATTGCTGGAAATATTGCGCCGCTCTGTCACCGGCTTGCAGCAAATTCAGCGGCGCGGTTATACCGTGGGTGGTTGGGCGGAAAATTGTGTCTTTATCTCTGATGGCGCGGATGTGGAATATATCGATATCCGTAACAATGTCACTGTGGATGAGGATATTCAGGCTTATGCAGAGCGTTTCTGCGCGCTGGCTGAGCAAACGGGTCAGCCACGGATTTACCAGTGGTATCAGTTGGCTGCCCGGGGCGGAACAGTCGATTTAGATGCTTTGCGCTGTGATTTAAGCGCGCTGATTGAGCTGGGGATCTGTGATCCACAAACATCCACTGTCACCATAGAAACCGGCGCCGTGCTGGATAATCATTACCGTTTGACCCGCTTTATTGCGGCAACGCCAGATAGCCAGTTATGGCAGGGGCAACATCTGCAGGGACGCTATCCTGTTGGGGTTGGGATTTATCATCAAGTGGATAATAGCTGGCCTAGGTTAAGTGCGCTGTATCGCTCGTTGTCTAAAGTATTTCACCCCAATATCGAAAAAGTATTAGCGTTTGGGCAATTGTCTGACGGAGATAGCTTATTTATTGTCCGCGCGTGGGAAGATGGGGATGCATTGGATGTCGTGAGCGAGTTTTCACCTGCGCAATTAGCCAGTTGGTTTACTCAGCTACTTAACGCCCTGTATTACCTGCATCAACTGGATATTTTTCACGGGGCTATCTGCCCGAAAAATATTGTTTGCAGCCCCAAGCGTGCTTATTTGGTGAATTTTGGCGTTGGGTTAGATATTGCTGCGGCCCATTACGCCAGCCAATATGCCGATCCCTTAATTTGGCAGGAAGAGAGCGATGAGCTGAAAGATTTGTATGGTTTAGTGGCCAGTTTTATTGATGTACTGACCCCGGCCCATATCAGTGGTGATAAAAATCCTGAGGCAATGGCTGCGGCTTTGGCGGCATTTGATCCGGCTTGGTTAGGGGAGACCTTGTATCAAACTTGTGCCAAGGTATTGAATTTTGAATTCCAGCCTGAAGCTGGGGTGCCTTACAGTGAGCAGTTTGGCTTAGATAGCAGTGATGGAACAAATGAAATAAATCATTTGGGGTCAAACGCAACTTAA
- a CDS encoding LTA synthase family protein, translated as MTENKYRLGQLNAVLKFGLLALVMLTLSRLGLCLWQAGRVTAVNGWLPVIAQGIRVDFSTLCWLFGIAAFGTVMLGGVPIIGRIWYWLVRLWLVAGVWVLAVMEITTPSFIAEYGLRPNRLYVEYLIYPKEVFSMLWASHRFEMVLTVVLGTLFAAGLWWLSGRWVRRDNMRLAWYWRILAGVVILLVTLLGGRSSLEHRPLNPAMVAFSTDPLVNSLTLNSAYSLLFAIKQMGDEADAAKIYGAMAKDDMIAMMQRESGRHDFIDPARPSLTFNPASYHGKPKNLVILLQESLGAQFVGSLGGLPLTPNLDKLGQEGWYFNQMYATGTRSVRGIEAVVTGFTPTPARSVVKLGKSQTGFFTLAGLLKQHGYHTQFIYGGESHFDNMRSFFLGNGFEDIVDEGSYDNPVFQGSWGVSDEDLMRRANQEFESLHAAGKPFFSLVFSSSNHDPFEFPDNRISLYEQPKNTRNNAAKYADYAIGEFFKLAKKSSYWDDTLFLIVADHDSRVVGADLIPVPRFRIPGLIIGKDITPKQDTRIVSQLDMAPTMLSLMGISDKYPMIGRDLTRMPANWPGRAMMQYDKNFGYMQGNELVVLQPGKAPSGFAVDNAGKLTPHPASDALKQQALGIALWGSYAYQHGLYH; from the coding sequence GTGACAGAGAATAAATATCGTCTCGGGCAGCTTAATGCTGTGCTGAAATTTGGTCTGCTGGCATTGGTTATGTTAACCCTTAGCCGATTAGGATTGTGTCTGTGGCAGGCTGGCCGGGTAACCGCTGTGAATGGTTGGCTACCGGTTATCGCGCAAGGGATCCGGGTTGATTTTTCCACCCTGTGCTGGCTGTTTGGTATTGCAGCATTTGGTACTGTGATGCTGGGTGGAGTGCCTATCATTGGCCGCATTTGGTATTGGTTGGTGCGCTTGTGGCTGGTAGCCGGTGTTTGGGTATTAGCGGTGATGGAGATTACGACCCCGTCATTTATTGCCGAATATGGTCTGCGTCCGAACCGACTGTATGTTGAGTATCTGATCTATCCCAAAGAAGTCTTTTCTATGCTGTGGGCCAGCCACCGTTTTGAAATGGTGCTGACCGTCGTATTGGGTACTCTGTTTGCTGCAGGACTTTGGTGGCTCAGTGGTCGTTGGGTGCGCCGCGATAATATGCGCCTGGCTTGGTATTGGCGGATATTGGCCGGGGTAGTGATCCTGCTGGTTACTTTATTGGGTGGCCGCTCATCATTGGAACACAGACCGCTTAATCCAGCGATGGTGGCATTTTCCACCGATCCTTTGGTCAACTCACTCACCTTGAACTCGGCTTATTCTTTGCTGTTTGCCATTAAGCAGATGGGAGATGAAGCTGATGCCGCTAAAATTTATGGTGCCATGGCAAAAGATGACATGATTGCCATGATGCAGCGTGAAAGTGGCCGTCATGATTTTATTGATCCAGCGCGCCCTAGTCTGACATTCAATCCTGCCAGTTATCATGGCAAACCTAAAAACCTGGTGATTCTATTACAGGAAAGTCTAGGTGCACAGTTTGTTGGGAGTCTAGGTGGCCTGCCATTAACGCCCAATCTGGATAAACTGGGACAGGAAGGTTGGTATTTCAACCAAATGTACGCCACAGGTACCCGCTCTGTACGAGGAATTGAAGCTGTGGTAACCGGTTTCACCCCAACCCCAGCGCGCTCTGTTGTAAAGCTAGGCAAGAGCCAGACGGGTTTCTTCACCTTGGCCGGATTACTTAAACAGCACGGTTATCACACCCAGTTTATTTATGGCGGTGAAAGCCATTTTGACAATATGCGCAGCTTCTTCCTTGGCAATGGTTTTGAAGATATTGTTGATGAAGGCAGCTACGACAATCCTGTTTTCCAGGGCTCCTGGGGCGTCTCTGATGAAGATCTGATGCGCCGGGCTAATCAGGAGTTTGAATCGCTGCATGCTGCGGGTAAGCCATTTTTCAGCTTGGTATTTAGCTCCAGTAACCATGATCCGTTCGAATTCCCAGATAACCGCATTTCGCTGTATGAACAGCCGAAAAATACCCGTAATAATGCGGCTAAATATGCTGATTATGCTATTGGTGAGTTCTTTAAGCTGGCTAAAAAATCATCCTACTGGGACGATACTTTATTCTTAATTGTGGCTGACCATGACAGTCGTGTGGTGGGGGCTGATTTAATCCCTGTACCACGTTTCCGCATTCCAGGATTGATCATCGGCAAGGATATTACGCCTAAACAGGATACCCGCATCGTTAGTCAACTGGATATGGCGCCGACTATGCTGTCATTGATGGGCATTTCTGATAAGTACCCCATGATTGGTCGGGACTTGACCCGTATGCCAGCCAACTGGCCGGGACGTGCCATGATGCAATATGACAAAAACTTCGGTTATATGCAGGGTAATGAGCTGGTTGTGCTGCAGCCAGGAAAAGCCCCGAGTGGGTTTGCCGTAGATAACGCAGGCAAGTTGACACCACATCCAGCATCAGATGCGCTGAAACAGCAGGCATTGGGGATTGCGTTGTGGGGCTCTTATGCCTACCAGCACGGGCTATATCACTAA
- a CDS encoding methyl-accepting chemotaxis protein — translation MKQLTLKMKVALSFLTLCILLGAVGLFSYNQMLKLNKNTVFFSKSVVPCLTILSNVTTAIADYRRYQYVLASDTNATIKASSQRSPDDLVGKAKEIGDNLASYQHFLVSDHEKEVFRELEDNWDAYKQKNLQLVDLVNIKKFGEARALLIEQRDNYDEIQKRLDELSNINAVWTDNGAKASAKNLNDAIIIIILAVLISIIISIVVGYGFLKDIRHKLSIITKSANGILKGSLVRDELCDSIDSNKFAADEIGEVANAIRMMKQNLHRMVSDIIAATENLVSSADVISSITDKTNEGMDVQKRELNQLATAMNEMQCTLHEVAANTASTSDNTIQATELSASGKDIVHTTVGNIQSVSTELENTEEVIQKLEQDCVGISLVLDVIRNIADQTNLLALNAAIEAARAGENGRGFAVVADEVRTLAQRTQNSTVEINDIISQLQTRSKDAGIAIVHSCEQMASCVEGAKTAESHITEIAQAIESIADRNTQIASATEEQSAVAEELNRNIINIKDISDGLADDSQQAESAGRTLGTLVDNLKEMTRKFTV, via the coding sequence ATGAAACAGCTCACACTTAAAATGAAGGTGGCGTTAAGCTTTTTGACGCTTTGTATCCTATTGGGTGCGGTTGGTTTGTTTAGTTATAACCAAATGTTAAAACTAAACAAAAACACCGTATTTTTTTCTAAATCCGTTGTTCCTTGTCTGACGATTTTAAGTAATGTAACAACCGCGATTGCTGATTATCGTCGTTATCAATATGTATTGGCATCAGATACCAATGCCACGATAAAAGCCTCAAGCCAACGCTCTCCCGATGATTTAGTGGGAAAAGCGAAAGAAATTGGCGATAACTTAGCCAGCTATCAACACTTTTTAGTGTCAGATCATGAAAAAGAAGTATTTCGTGAACTGGAAGATAATTGGGATGCTTATAAACAGAAAAACTTACAACTCGTTGATTTAGTAAATATTAAAAAGTTCGGTGAGGCAAGAGCTTTATTAATTGAACAACGAGATAATTATGATGAAATCCAGAAGCGCTTAGATGAATTATCAAATATTAATGCCGTTTGGACGGATAATGGTGCCAAGGCTTCTGCGAAAAACCTGAACGATGCCATTATCATTATTATTCTTGCAGTATTAATCTCGATTATTATTTCTATTGTTGTAGGCTACGGATTTTTAAAAGATATTCGTCATAAACTTTCTATCATTACCAAGAGCGCTAATGGAATTTTAAAGGGTTCACTGGTGCGGGATGAGTTATGCGATTCGATTGATAGTAATAAATTTGCTGCTGATGAAATTGGTGAAGTAGCAAATGCGATTCGTATGATGAAACAGAATCTGCATCGCATGGTTTCAGATATTATTGCCGCGACAGAAAATTTGGTCAGCTCTGCGGATGTGATCAGTTCCATTACTGACAAAACAAATGAGGGAATGGATGTTCAGAAGCGTGAGCTGAATCAGCTGGCGACAGCCATGAATGAGATGCAGTGTACTTTGCACGAAGTGGCGGCTAATACTGCTAGTACTTCTGATAATACCATTCAGGCGACTGAACTGAGTGCTTCAGGTAAGGATATCGTTCATACCACAGTGGGCAATATTCAATCAGTGTCAACCGAACTTGAAAATACTGAAGAAGTGATCCAAAAACTGGAGCAGGACTGTGTTGGGATTTCTTTGGTATTAGATGTGATCCGCAATATTGCAGATCAAACCAATTTATTGGCTTTGAATGCGGCCATTGAAGCTGCTCGAGCAGGCGAAAATGGTCGTGGTTTTGCAGTCGTAGCCGATGAGGTGAGAACGTTGGCTCAACGGACTCAGAATTCCACTGTGGAAATTAATGATATTATTTCTCAACTGCAAACTCGCTCCAAAGATGCCGGTATTGCGATTGTACACAGTTGTGAACAGATGGCGTCTTGTGTTGAAGGCGCTAAGACAGCAGAAAGCCATATCACTGAAATTGCTCAGGCGATTGAAAGTATTGCTGATCGTAATACCCAAATTGCCAGTGCGACAGAAGAACAATCTGCTGTGGCAGAAGAACTCAATCGCAACATCATTAATATCAAAGATATTTCTGATGGCTTAGCTGATGATTCTCAGCAGGCAGAAAGTGCAGGTAGAACACTGGGTACACTGGTAGATAACCTTAAAGAGATGACCCGTAAGTTCACCGTGTAA